One stretch of Punica granatum isolate Tunisia-2019 chromosome 5, ASM765513v2, whole genome shotgun sequence DNA includes these proteins:
- the LOC116208908 gene encoding cytochrome P450 CYP736A12-like isoform X2, producing MVAQSWPVWTAILLLVISYLWRKKTKTVAKRKGVKLPPGPRGLPILGSLLALGENPHRDLHKLAQKYGPIMHLRLGFVPAIVVSSPEAAEQFLKTHDLVFASRPLHEAAWYISWEQSSLSFAPYGAYWRNARKMCVLELLSAHKIGSFRAMRREEVGLMVESLRAAAHEGATVDVTSKVSALSTDMSCLMVFGKKYMDEELDEKGFKGVIQEGMQLGATPNMGDYIPYVGALDLQGLKKRMKRVRKAHDAFFEKIIDEHVQNPKREGESKDFVDVMDMLAGSMDTSATAIEWAMAELMRNPCVMQKVQDELEKVVGLDRPIEESDLENLNYLDMVIKESLRLHPVAPLLLPHEAIEDCTINGFHIPRKSRVIVNTYAIGRDPSVWPNPELFWPERFEGSDVDIRGRDFQLIPFGSGRRGCPGLQLGLTVFKFVLAQLVHCFKWELPGGMLPKDLDMTEEFGLTAPRAKHLLAIPSYRLKALCS from the exons ATGGTAGCTCAAAGTTGGCCGGTATGGACGGCGATTCTCTTACTTGTGATTTCTTATCtatggaggaagaagacgaagacGGTGGCCAAGAGGAAGGGCGTGAAACTACCTCCGGGCCCTCGGGGCCTGCCCATCCTAGGCAGCCTCCTCGCTTTGGGCGAGAACCCTCACCGCGACCTCCACAAGCTGGCCCAAAAATATGGCCCCATCATGCACCTTAGGCTCGGGTTCGTGCCCGCAATAGTCGTCTCCTCCCCAGAGGCTGCGGAGCAGTTCCTCAAGACTCATGATCTTGTATTCGCGAGCAG GCCGCTTCACGAGGCCGCGTGGTACATATCATGGGAGCAGAGCAGCCTCTCGTTCGCACCCTATGGGGCTTACTGGCGGAATGCCCGGAAGATGTGCGTGCTTGAGCTGCTAAGTGCCCATAAGATCGGGTCTTTCAGGGCCATGAGGAGGGAGGAGGTGGGGCTGATGGTCGAGTCCCTGAGAGCGGCTGCACATGAAGGCGCCACGGTGGACGTCACCTCCAAGGTTTCGGCTCTGAGCACGGACATGAGCTGCCTGATGGTGTTCGGGAAGAAGTACATGGACGAAGAGTTGGACGAGAAAGGGTTCAAGGGAGTGATTCAAGAGGGCATGCAGTTGGGGGCAACTCCTAATATGG GAGATTATATTCCGTACGTGGGGGCACTGGACCTCCAGGGGCTGAAGAAGCGAATGAAGAGGGTGAGGAAGGCGCACGATGCCTTCTTCGAGAAGATCATCGACGAGCACGTCCAGAACCCGAAAAGAGAAGGCGAATCAAAAGATTTTGTTGATGTCATG GACATGCTGGCTGGCTCGATGGACACGTCAGCGACAGCAATAGAATGGGCCATGGCGGAGCTCATGAGGAACCCGTGTGTCATGCAAAAAGTCCAAGACGAGCTAGAGAAGGTGGTCGGCCTAGACAGACCCATTGAGGAATCCGACCTAGAAAACTTGAACTACTTGGACATGGTCATCAAGGAAAGCCTTAGGTTACACCCGGTGGCACCACTGCTGCTGCCCCACGAGGCCATCGAGGACTGCACCATCAACGGGTTTCACATACCGAGGAAGTCTCGGGTCATTGTGAACACATATGCCATCGGCAGGGACCCAAGTGTGTGGCCCAATCCGGAGTTGTTCTGGCCTGAGAGATTTGAGGGGAGCGATGTGGACATTCGAGGCCGCGACTTTCAGCTCATACCGTTTGGTTCCGGCCGCAGAGGGTGCCCGGGATTGCAGCTGGGGTTGACTGTTTTCAAGTTCGTCTTAGCGCAGTTGGTTCACTGCTTCAAATGGGAGCTCCCAGGTGGTATGCTGCCGAAGGATCTGGACATGACCGAGGAGTTCGGACTCACAGCTCCTCGAGCAAAGCACCTACTGGCTATACCCTCATATCGACTTAAAGCGTTATGCAGCTAG
- the LOC116208613 gene encoding nuclear transcription factor Y subunit B-3-like: MTGKRAAASARTGQMSPAGSPPSLSPNRLDQDGFLPIANVSRIMKKSLPANAKISKEAKETVQECVSEFISFITGEASDKCQREKRKTINGDDLLWAMTTLGFENYVGPLKVYLNRYRETEGEKINSMARQQEDNNNMNSINNGGFGGFKEISKINGPLAGGMNKADFQSFYGQSLIAGGSGLSLNRIHDNGDGNGGSRPMAAQVHNGIGW, translated from the exons ATGACTGGGAAAAGAGCTGCTGCTTCTGCCAGGACCGGCCAGATGAGCCCTGCAGGAAGCCCGCCATCGCTGTCACCGAACAGGCTGGACCAGGACGGGTTCCTCCCGATAGCGAACGTGAGCAGGATAATGAAGAAGTCGCTGCCGGCAAACGCAAAGATATCGAAGGAGGCCAAGGAGACGGTGCAGGAGTGTGTCTCGGAGTTCATCAGCTTCATCACCGGCGAGGCCTCCGACAAGTGCCagagggagaagaggaagaccATCAACGGGGACGATCTCCTCTGGGCCATGACCACTCTCGGCTTCGAGAACTACGTGGGACCCCTGAAGGTCTACCTCAAcag GTACAGGGAGACCGAGGGagagaagatcaattcgatGGCGAGGCAGCAGGAAGATAACAACAACATGAACTCCATCAACAATGGGGGGTTCGGCGGGTTTAAGGAAATTTCCAAGATCAATGGCCCTCTTGCCGGGGGCATGAACAAGGCAGACTTTCAGAGCTTCTACGGCCAGAGTTTGATCGCCGGTGGCAGTGGGTTGAGCTTGAACAGGATCCATGATAACGGGGATGGGAACGGTGGCTCCAGACCTATGGCGGCTCAGGTTCACAACGGGATTGGATGGTAG
- the LOC116208908 gene encoding cytochrome P450 CYP736A12-like isoform X1 produces the protein MVAQSWPVWTAILLLVISYLWRKKTKTVAKRKGVKLPPGPRGLPILGSLLALGENPHRDLHKLAQKYGPIMHLRLGFVPAIVVSSPEAAEQFLKTHDLVFASRPLHEAAWYISWEQSSLSFAPYGAYWRNARKMCVLELLSAHKIGSFRAMRREEVGLMVESLRAAAHEGATVDVTSKVSALSTDMSCLMVFGKKYMDEELDEKGFKGVIQEGMQLGATPNMGDYIPYVGALDLQGLKKRMKRVRKAHDAFFEKIIDEHVQNPKREGESKDFVDVMVRFLGSEEAEYRIDRNHIKAIILDMLAGSMDTSATAIEWAMAELMRNPCVMQKVQDELEKVVGLDRPIEESDLENLNYLDMVIKESLRLHPVAPLLLPHEAIEDCTINGFHIPRKSRVIVNTYAIGRDPSVWPNPELFWPERFEGSDVDIRGRDFQLIPFGSGRRGCPGLQLGLTVFKFVLAQLVHCFKWELPGGMLPKDLDMTEEFGLTAPRAKHLLAIPSYRLKALCS, from the exons ATGGTAGCTCAAAGTTGGCCGGTATGGACGGCGATTCTCTTACTTGTGATTTCTTATCtatggaggaagaagacgaagacGGTGGCCAAGAGGAAGGGCGTGAAACTACCTCCGGGCCCTCGGGGCCTGCCCATCCTAGGCAGCCTCCTCGCTTTGGGCGAGAACCCTCACCGCGACCTCCACAAGCTGGCCCAAAAATATGGCCCCATCATGCACCTTAGGCTCGGGTTCGTGCCCGCAATAGTCGTCTCCTCCCCAGAGGCTGCGGAGCAGTTCCTCAAGACTCATGATCTTGTATTCGCGAGCAG GCCGCTTCACGAGGCCGCGTGGTACATATCATGGGAGCAGAGCAGCCTCTCGTTCGCACCCTATGGGGCTTACTGGCGGAATGCCCGGAAGATGTGCGTGCTTGAGCTGCTAAGTGCCCATAAGATCGGGTCTTTCAGGGCCATGAGGAGGGAGGAGGTGGGGCTGATGGTCGAGTCCCTGAGAGCGGCTGCACATGAAGGCGCCACGGTGGACGTCACCTCCAAGGTTTCGGCTCTGAGCACGGACATGAGCTGCCTGATGGTGTTCGGGAAGAAGTACATGGACGAAGAGTTGGACGAGAAAGGGTTCAAGGGAGTGATTCAAGAGGGCATGCAGTTGGGGGCAACTCCTAATATGG GAGATTATATTCCGTACGTGGGGGCACTGGACCTCCAGGGGCTGAAGAAGCGAATGAAGAGGGTGAGGAAGGCGCACGATGCCTTCTTCGAGAAGATCATCGACGAGCACGTCCAGAACCCGAAAAGAGAAGGCGAATCAAAAGATTTTGTTGATGTCATGGTGAGATTTCTCGGGTCAGAGGAGGCCGAGTACCGCATCGACCGCAACCACATTAAAGCCATTATCttg GACATGCTGGCTGGCTCGATGGACACGTCAGCGACAGCAATAGAATGGGCCATGGCGGAGCTCATGAGGAACCCGTGTGTCATGCAAAAAGTCCAAGACGAGCTAGAGAAGGTGGTCGGCCTAGACAGACCCATTGAGGAATCCGACCTAGAAAACTTGAACTACTTGGACATGGTCATCAAGGAAAGCCTTAGGTTACACCCGGTGGCACCACTGCTGCTGCCCCACGAGGCCATCGAGGACTGCACCATCAACGGGTTTCACATACCGAGGAAGTCTCGGGTCATTGTGAACACATATGCCATCGGCAGGGACCCAAGTGTGTGGCCCAATCCGGAGTTGTTCTGGCCTGAGAGATTTGAGGGGAGCGATGTGGACATTCGAGGCCGCGACTTTCAGCTCATACCGTTTGGTTCCGGCCGCAGAGGGTGCCCGGGATTGCAGCTGGGGTTGACTGTTTTCAAGTTCGTCTTAGCGCAGTTGGTTCACTGCTTCAAATGGGAGCTCCCAGGTGGTATGCTGCCGAAGGATCTGGACATGACCGAGGAGTTCGGACTCACAGCTCCTCGAGCAAAGCACCTACTGGCTATACCCTCATATCGACTTAAAGCGTTATGCAGCTAG
- the LOC116208612 gene encoding cytochrome P450 CYP736A12-like — MVGQSWPVWTAILSLVFYYLWRKKVMGAGLSGVGLPPGPRGLPILGSLLLLGKNPHHDLHRLAQKYGPIMHLRLGLVPVIVISSPEAAELFLKTHDLIFASRPPLEALWYMTWKQRTLSFSPYGTYWRNVRKMCLLELLSAHKIKSFEGMRREEVGMMVESLRAAALKGTAVDITSKVSALSRNMSCLMVLGKKYMDEEFDEKGFQAVIQEGMQLTATPNLGDYIPYVRALDLQRLKKRMKAVRKAFDSFFEKIIDEHVQNPKREGDTKDFVDVVLGFLGSEETEYRIDRTHIKAIILDMLVASMDTSTTAIDWTMSELLRNPRVMQKLQQELEKVVGLDRPVEESDLENLHYLDMVIKESLRLYPVLPLLLPREALEGCIIDGFHIPRKSRVIVNAYAIGRDPSAWPNPEMFWPERFEGSDVDVQGHNFQLIPFGSGRRSCPGLQLGLTVMKFVLAQLSHSFKWELPEGMQPEDLDMTEQFGLTTPRAEHLLAIPSYRLKTC, encoded by the exons ATGGTAGGTCAAAGTTGGCCGGTATGGACGGCGATTCTCTCCCTCGTGTTTTATTACCTATGGCGGAAGAAGGTAATGGGAGCCGGCCTGAGCGGCGTGGGATTACCTCCAGGTCCTCGGGGCCTGCCCATCCTTGGCAGCCTCCTCTTGCTGGGCAAGAACCCTCACCACGACCTCCACAGGCTGGCCCAGAAGTATGGCCCCATCATGCACCTAAGGCTTGGGCTTGTGCCGGTAATTGTCATCTCCTCCCCGGAGGCTGCCGAGTTGTTCCTCAAGACCCATGACCTCATCTTTGCCAGCAG GCCACCTCTTGAGGCCTTATGGTACATGACTTGGAAGCAGAGGACGCTCTCATTTTCACCATACGGGACTTACTGGCGGAACGTCCGGAAGATGTGCCTGCTCGAGCTGCTAAGCGCGCATAAGATCAAGTCTTTCGAGGGCATGAGGAGAGAGGAGGTTGGGATGATGGTTGAGTCCCTGAGAGCGGCAGCGCTTAAAGGCACTGCGGTGGACATCACATCCAAGGTGTCGGCGCTGAGCAGGAATATGAGCTGCTTGATGGTATTAGGGAAGAAGTACATGGACGAGGAGTTTGATGAGAAAGGGTTCCAGGCAGTGATTCAAGAGGGCATGCAATTAACGGCAACTCCCAATCTGG GAGATTACATTCCGTACGTTCGGGCACTGGATCTCCAGCGGCTGAAGAAGCGGATGAAGGCGGTAAGGAAGGCGTTCGATTCCTTCTTTGAGAAGATCATCGACGAGCATGTCCAGAATCCAAAAAGGGAAGGGGATACGAAAGATTTTGTTGATGTCGTGTTGGGATTTCTTGGGTCAGAGGAGACTGAGTATCGTATCGATCGCACCCATATTAAAGCCATTATTTTG GACATGCTAGTAGCCTCTATGGACACTTCAACGACGGCAATCGACTGGACCATGTCGGAGCTCCTGAGGAATCCACGAGTCATGCAAAAGTTGCAACAGGAACTAGAGAAGGTGGTTGGCCTAGACAGACCCGTCGAGGAATCCGACCTAGAAAATTTGCACTACTTGGACATGGTCATCAAGGAAAGCCTAAGGCTATACCCGGTTTTACCACTGTTGCTGCCCCGCGAGGCCCTCGAGGGCTGCATCATCGACGGGTTCCACATACCGAGGAAGTCTCGGGTCATTGTGAATGCATATGCCATAGGCAGGGACCCGAGCGCATGGCCCAATCCGGAGATGTTCTGGCCTGAGAGGTTCGAGGGGAGCGATGTGGATGTTCAAGGACACAACTTCCAGCTCATCCCATTTGGTTCTGGACGAAGAAGTTGCCCAGGATTGCAGCTGGGCCTGACTGTCATGAAGTTCGTCTTGGCGCAGCTTTCTCACTCCTTCAAATGGGAGCTTCCAGAGGGCATGCAGCCAGAGGATCTGGACATGACCGAGCAGTTCGGACTCACAACTCCTCGAGCCGAGCATTTGCTGGCTATACCCTCATATCGGCTCAAAACGTGTTGA